The genomic region CAGGGGCATTGTTCTTGGAATGGTCACTAGGATGAGGGTCCAATGGATGCGTGAGGATGTGGGGATCATTGCGACGGTCACGGCGGTGATTGATGGATGACAATGATGAAGGCGTCGGGATTTTTGTGGCGATGATGGCGGGGACGAGTGTTGTTGGAGATGCTGCAATGGTTGCGGTAGTCAGCTCTACTCCGGTGAGTCCACACATTTGTTCAGTTTGTTTGCTGTTGTGAAGTCAAAGTTGCGGTGGCAGGCCCCGATGGCGATGATGACAGGCAATAGGTGGTTCGTTCGATCGACTTCGACAGCTCGAGCCTTACATAGTTCTCATTTGTAGCACTCCGTAAGAGTCGGAGCTGCGCTATCCTCGTCATGGGTGGTGAGAAAGTTTTTGTTTGGTTAGCCCTGAGACATAATTAACTAGGAAAttcttgatacgtcttcaacgtatctataatttttgattgttttatgctattatattatcaatcttggacaCTTTATATGACTTTTTGtgctatttatatcattttttgggactaatatattaaACCAGTGCCTAGTGTTAGTTGATGTTTtccgcttgtttttggttttctagaaagtcagtaccaaacagagtccgaacgctacaaaactttttgacatttttttcgGGACAAGAGAGACCCTAAAAGATTCAGGAGGAGATCAGACGACAATCGAGGAGATGGCAATGAAACAAGGTGCGCCCTGGGGGCGTCCTATTTACCTTGTGGGTCCCATGAGGCTCCGTCTGACCAAATTCCACctttataaattctcaaatattgggaaaccaACAAAGAGCCACCTGAAACCCTTTTCCGCCGCCACAAGTTTctattcttccgcgatcccatctggaggccttttccggtattCTGTCGTAGGGGAATCAATCACGAAGGCCTTATACATCATCCTCGCCGCCTTTAGATGATGCATGAATTGTTCACCACAtacttctacctcttgagcactatgttggttttccccgaagaggaagggatgatgcagcaaagtagcgtaagtattttcctcagtttttgagaaccaaggtatcaatacagtaggaggctacgcacgagtccctcgtacctgcacaaagcaaatagctCCTCGCAATCAATGCGAAAAGgagttttcaatcccttcacggtcacttacgagagtgagatctgatagatatgctaatataatatttttggtatttttgtgataaagatgcaaagtaaagtaaaagcaaaggaaataagtaagtattagaagattaatatgatgaagatagacccgggggccataggttctactagtggcttctctcaagagcataagtattttacggtggatgaacgaattactgttgagcaattgacagaattgagcatagttatgagaatatctaggtatgatcatgtatataggcatgacgtccgagacaagtagaccgactcctgcctgcatctactaccattactccactcactgaccgctatccagcatgcatctagagtattaagttcataaaaacagagtaatgccttaagcaagatgacatgatgtagagggataaactcatgcaatatgatgaaaaccccatctcgttatcctcgatggcaacaatacaatacgtgccttgctgcccctactatcactgggaaaggacactgcaagattgaacccaaagcaaagcacttctcccattgcaagaaagatcaatctagtaggccaaaccaaactgataattcgaagagacttgcaaagataaccaattatacataaaagaattcagagaagattcaaatattgttcatagatagatttggtcataaacccacaattcatcggtctcaacaaacacaccgcaaaaagaagattacatcgaatagatctccacaagagagggggagaacattgtattgagatccaaaaacagagaagaagccatctagctaataactatggacccgtaggtctgaggtgaacaactcacacttcatcggaggggctatggtgttgatgtacaagccctccgtgatggataccccctccggcggagctccggaacaggccccaagatgggatctcatggatacaggaagttgcggcggtggaattagggttttggcttcgtatctgatcgtttgggggtacgtagatatatataggaggaaggagtacgtcggtggagcaacagggggcccacgagggtggagggcgcgcctggggggggtaggcgcgcccccctacctcgtggcctcctcctttgtttcttgatgtagggtccaagtctcctggatcatgttcggtgagaaaatcacgttcccgaaggtttcattccgtttggactccgtttgatattccttttctttgaaaccctaaaataggcaaaaaaacagcaattctgggctgggcctccggttaatagcttagtcccaaaaataatataaaagtggataataaagcccaataatgtccaaaacaatagataatatagcatggagcaatcaaaaattatagatacgttggagacgtatcacatacctatgggtccatagctagtagctagatggtgtcttctctctctttgaacttcaatacaatgttctcctcgatgttcttggagttctattcgatgcaatcttcttttgtgttgtgtttgtggggatccgatgaattgtgggtttatgatctgaatattcatgagaagtaaCTGAGTCTGTTATGAACTTTATTATGTATGATTGTTATagttttgtatttctctccgatttagccatttggtttgaccaactagattgatttatcttcagtgggagagatGCTTTgcgatgggttcaatcttacggtgctctaTATCCCTGTGACAGAAgaggacaagacacgtatttgtattgttgtcattaagggTAAAATTATGGAGTTTATTCATATTGGTTGGGTTTActctgtctacatcatgtcatcttgcttaaggcgttactccgtttttcatgaacttaataccatagatacATCATGTCATCCCTGGATAGTgatcgattggtggagtaatagtagtagatgcaggcaggagtcggtctacttgtctcggacgtgatgcatatatacataatcattgctttggatatcgtcataattatgcacaTTTCTATCAATGCCTAATAATAATTTATTCACCCGCCGTATGTTATGTGTTccagagagaagtctctagtgaaaactacggccccgggtctacctttatcatattataaaatccaaaaataccgtGCTGCAATTTTATTACTTTGATTTTGTTTTGCAGTTTATccatctacctatacaagatttgatcattgcaagtaatgagttcaagtagattgacaaccctcttgcccgcgttgggtgcaagtatttgcttttgtgtatGCAGGTGTTGTTCATGAGGTAAATATTTATGTCTACTGTACTGTATCTcacctcctcttcgggaaaaaTTCCAACACGGATCACAAGTAGCAATTTTATCTACTTAATTGTTGAATTAATAAATGGGACAAATCTTTTGTCTTCATTATTGTAATTATAAAGAAAAAAAGACCACCACATGACACATATCGTAAGTAATTCATCAAAATATTAACAAAAAACTAGTCACCGCTTGGTCCGTATATGCTTTTCCCGTTCTTTTTAAGTTTGTAACCTCATGTTACTACCACACTATGGAATCTCCGATGATTGACGaaacttagagcaactccaactggGTGACCTAAACTATCCGAGCGTGTCTATTTGGATCGAAACGGATCAAAACTCTGGCCCAACGCACACACCCAAACCCAAAACGCGTCTGTTCAGTGTCCGTTGTGGCCCCACTTGTCGGTCGCCCAACCACCGTCCGCAATCGTATTAAACACAGTCACCTACCTCGGGCCCGCCTAGCAGTGGGTGGAAGTTGTGGGTCACCTCCTTTCTAATGCAAGCGTGCAGGGGGGGGGCTCATCCACTTCCCTCTCCCTGTCCACATCTAGCCAAGCTTGCCCCCTCGCTGGCGACGGCCAAACCCTAGCTCGCCACGGGGTTCTTCGCCAAGGACAAAGGGAAGCTCTGCCTCAGCGCCAGCTCGTCCCGCGCGTCGCCGTTGCCGGCTCCTCAACACGGCGGGCTGCCACAAGAAAGGGAGCGACTGTACATCCCGGTGCACCAGGCGTGATGGCACTGGCAGTACCTCCAGCCACTGCCCTATCCAGATGTCAACCTGCCACATGGTTGTCATCTGGACCTGCACCGCATCCCGATGCTGGCGGTGCCCGATTGATGCGGGCGCACACCAAGGAGGTGCGCAGGCGCCGCGAGTTACTGACGCCGGAGCAGCTGCGGTTCCCTGCGTACGTGCCAGACTCTCCTAACTGGGAGGTCTTGTTCGCGCTGGAGCATGAGGAGGAGCGCCGCCGCGGCGTGTAGCTCAACCCCACCATCCCACCACCGCCCCCGGAGGTCAAGTGGCAGGAGAAGAAGGAGGTGGCCTACCAGGCCGCTGGAGGCGGCGATGCAGTGCGCATTGGAGGAGAGCAGGCGCGACGAGGACGCGCACTGGGAGGGCCTAAAGGAGGCCCTCGTGTTGTCAGCGGCCGGCGACTATGtcatcccctccccccccccctcgcgcgcCGTCGCCACACTCCCCGAGCCGAAGGTTGAGCCGCCGCCGACGGAGCCCGAGCGGGAGCGATACCAATGGACCGGCCAGCTCCGCGAGTGGGTCCACACGCCGCCCATGTGGCTCGGCGTGACGCCGGAGCAAGAGACGGTGTACCTCGAACAATGAAGGGTGCGCGCTGATAGAGGAGCACGCCGAGGGCGAGCGGCGGATGCAGGTGGAGCGCCGctgggcacgggaggaggaggaggagcgcgcccgCCGCGGCATAGCAGTGCAGCCGACGCAGGAGGCGGCGCGGGCCTGGAAGGCAGCATTCCCCTTGGCTGGCCCGGCGCCAGCGTTGATCGACCTAATCGGCCCAGGGGAGGACGATGACACCTAGGATAGCGCGCGGGGAGGCAcaatttttttttatgttttattatATGCTTAAATGGACTTTGGGCGGCGGTTGACTAGCGTTTAATGTTTAATTATGTTAAGTTTGAGCGTGTTTGTATTTTTTTAAGTCCATGTGCGAGAGATTATGCCGGGTCGGCATAGGTTGCATGCGTCGATCCAAACAAAAAAACGGAAACAACCCTCCAACTGACCAATTCAAACGGACAAAAGGCGAATGAAACTTGTATCCGTTTAAATcgccgcgttggagttgctcttcgCAGACGATTAATCTAGTTAGATTACGCACCCTGCACTGCCTCAAGGACAACTCTCTGTTTCTTGAGGAACAAACCATTACGTTCCGGCATGCCCATGGGCGCCGCCGATGTTTAGGACCAGGTGCGGTGATCCGTTCGATTCAAGGAACAGAGGAGACACATCCTTTCGCAGACGGACGCAGCGAAACGTGGATGGAATACCCAGAACTATATAACAGTCAAAAAAGTCGTGCAAATATCACCCCTGAAAGTGAAACGTCAAGCAAGCACTTGAAAATCGCGAAACGCCGTCCATTTCTTCAGAAAGTGTCAGGCAGATACCGATAAATAGTTGGTATTATAAGGCAAACACAAATGGACCATACGTGTCTGCGCGCATATACAATATTAATTTGGATTAGCCCGTAAGCCATGGTGCGGCTCGACAAGCGCACGCTACCCTCTCCTTTCGTGATGACTGATGACCTTGCTGAGTCCCTCCACCTACGGTCGGTTGATCACAAGCAAAGGCTATATATACGCACACACACATTCATCCAAACATCATCACACAGCTAACCGTCAGAAGCAAATCCTGGCTGATACACGAACAAGCACATAATCATCCCAAGAACACACAGCTTCCTACATCACCTACGTACAGATTAGTCCGCGAGTTCAGTTTGCAGGGGCATCCAGCGACAGACATGGCGTCGGCTCCAGCTCGAGCTATTGCGGTGGTGGCTCTCATGTTCGCGTGCTCTGGGTTGGCCATGGCCGCGGACAAAGCACCGACATGGCTGAGGGCGCATGCCACGTTCTACGGCGGCGCTGATGCCTCCGACACCATGGGTACGTAACTAGCTTATCTCAAAATCCCTGTATAGGCCAATAGAACAGTGAATACCACATCTCGTTCTGCCTGTTCTGAAAGCATACGTACGCTCGATTCAACGCAGGTGGGGCGTGTGGATACGGCAACCTGTACTCGGCGGGCTACGGGACGCGGacggcggcgctgagccaggcgcTCTTCAACGACGGCGCGTCATGCGGTCAGTGCTACAAGATTGCTTGTGACCGCAAGCTTGCGGACCCGATGTTCTGCAAACCCGGTGTCACCGTGACAATCACGGCCACGAACCTCTGCCCGCCTAACTATGCACTCCCGAGTGACAATGGAGGATGGTGCAATCCTCCGAGACCGCACTTCGACATGGCGCAGCCGGCCTGGGAGAAGATTGGTGTCTACAAGGGTGGCATCATCCCTGTCATGTACCAGAGGTAGCTACAGATGAGTATTTACCACTGCTATGTGCCTGTCTGCAAGTTACTAAAACCAATTTTTGCAGGGTTCCATGCGTGAAGAAGGGTGGGGTGCGGTTCAAGATTGCTGGTCACGATTATTTTAACCTAGTTAACGTGTTCAACGTCGCAGCTGACGGCTCGATCAAATCCATGGATGTCAAGAGCTCTGACTCAGACACATGGGCGCCAATGACTCGTAACTGGGGCGCGAACTGGCAATCTCTAGCTAATCTTACCGGGAAGATGCTCTCATTCAGATTGACCAGCACGGATGGGCGGACGCTTGTGTTTAACAATATTGTGCCGGCTGGATGGACATTTGGGCAAACATTTGCGAGCAAATTACAGTTTTAATTGAACACTCTCGACAGAACAATCTAGTAATGGTTGTTTTTTTTCTAAATTTATTTATTTCTGGTGTGGTGCTTAAAAATACTCTATATTAATTTAAGCACTACTTGTATGGATACATCCATTGGTTGGTCACCACACGTAACATTGTAACTCCAACATCCTTGTATGTAGTATGTGTTTAACTTGTTGTACTCATAGTTGTGCTTATATTAATTTGGCTGGTGCATATAAAACACGTCTGGTTCTGCGGAGTTACCTCGAATGTTTATTTTATCGGTTTGGTTGTACCTCTACCTTCGGTGACTAACAAATAACTGAACTAATTAATTTTAAGATAACAATAAGAAGCATTTTAGCTTAACATTGAGATTCATGTAAGTGCAAAAGCAGAGAATTCGACATCTAACGGCTCAACTAAGAAATGACTATTTGAAATCGGCCGAGAAATAGTTCTCTTACAACTGACAATATATAGCATGGGTCGCCTACTTTCTTCTTCAAGGCATCGCCTTGGAAGCACTGACTATTTGGTGTCGGTCGTAGTATTCTTGGTGTGCATGAGCGGGTGTTTGGGGTCAACATTGTTGTCAGTGGCGGAGACAagggggggcgagcaggggcctgGCCCCCCCTATCGATCGAGCAAACATCGAGTAGGCCATAGATAATTAGCGATATGATTCAAGTACAGAAGTAATTGGCC from Triticum aestivum cultivar Chinese Spring chromosome 4A, IWGSC CS RefSeq v2.1, whole genome shotgun sequence harbors:
- the LOC123081737 gene encoding expansin-A24, which translates into the protein MASAPARAIAVVALMFACSGLAMAADKAPTWLRAHATFYGGADASDTMGGACGYGNLYSAGYGTRTAALSQALFNDGASCGQCYKIACDRKLADPMFCKPGVTVTITATNLCPPNYALPSDNGGWCNPPRPHFDMAQPAWEKIGVYKGGIIPVMYQRVPCVKKGGVRFKIAGHDYFNLVNVFNVAADGSIKSMDVKSSDSDTWAPMTRNWGANWQSLANLTGKMLSFRLTSTDGRTLVFNNIVPAGWTFGQTFASKLQF